A region of Myxococcus stipitatus DSM 14675 DNA encodes the following proteins:
- a CDS encoding ArsA family ATPase: MSTTALGPALTKKRVLICVGSGGVGKTTVAATLALRAAVDGRSSLVCTIDPAKRLANSLGLSALGNAETQVPASALEPLGVTARARLHAMMLDMKQTWDDLITRVAPPEQREKILANRFYQSLSTALAGSQEYIAMEKVWELRRKGQYELVVLDTPPTAHALDFLDAPNRVLDFLDNEAAKWLLAPALKAGKFGLSLFNRSGYVLRALSKFTGTEMLQELSSFMLALSGMNEGFRERARGVRALLEDSTTGFVLVTSPHSERMDEAIHFNTLLRQHRMEVVALVVNRVHPMPTEAMWQAASTLTPTRRAKVEETLRELRILAEQDRRGIAQLQTACPGIPLIQVPRFGLDVHDITSLWQTGRFLLGDDTF, from the coding sequence GTGAGCACCACGGCCTTGGGTCCCGCGCTCACGAAGAAGCGCGTCCTCATCTGCGTCGGCTCCGGCGGCGTGGGAAAGACGACGGTGGCCGCCACGCTGGCGCTGCGCGCGGCGGTGGATGGCCGCTCCAGCCTGGTGTGCACCATCGACCCCGCGAAGCGCCTGGCGAACTCACTGGGCCTGTCCGCGCTGGGCAACGCGGAGACGCAGGTGCCCGCCTCCGCGCTGGAGCCGCTGGGCGTGACGGCCCGCGCGCGACTCCACGCGATGATGCTGGACATGAAGCAGACGTGGGATGACCTCATCACCCGCGTCGCTCCGCCCGAGCAGCGCGAGAAGATTCTCGCCAACCGCTTCTATCAGTCGCTCTCCACGGCCCTGGCCGGCAGCCAGGAGTACATCGCCATGGAGAAGGTGTGGGAGCTGCGCCGCAAGGGCCAGTACGAGCTCGTCGTGCTGGACACGCCCCCCACCGCGCACGCGCTGGACTTCCTGGACGCGCCCAACCGCGTGCTGGACTTCCTGGACAACGAAGCGGCGAAGTGGCTGCTGGCCCCGGCGCTGAAGGCGGGCAAGTTCGGCCTGTCGCTGTTCAACCGCAGCGGCTACGTGCTGCGCGCGCTGTCCAAGTTCACCGGCACGGAGATGCTGCAGGAGCTCTCCAGCTTCATGCTCGCGCTGTCGGGCATGAACGAGGGCTTCCGCGAGCGGGCCCGCGGCGTGCGCGCGCTGCTCGAGGACAGCACCACGGGCTTCGTGCTGGTGACCAGTCCCCACTCCGAGCGCATGGACGAGGCCATCCACTTCAACACCCTGTTGCGGCAGCACCGCATGGAGGTGGTGGCGCTGGTGGTCAACCGCGTCCACCCCATGCCCACCGAGGCCATGTGGCAGGCCGCGTCCACGCTGACGCCCACCCGCCGCGCGAAGGTGGAGGAGACGCTGCGCGAGCTGCGGATTCTCGCCGAGCAGGACCGGCGCGGCATCGCCCAGTTGCAGACCGCGTGCCCCGGCATCCCCCTCATCCAGGTGCCGCGCTTCGGCCTGGACGTGCACGACATCACCAGCCTGTGGCAGACGGGCCGCTTCCTCCTGGGGGATGACACTTTCTGA
- a CDS encoding tetratricopeptide repeat protein gives MRTYMSVSRWWWLAVLGLGVAGCRTTGAVAGQDSATSPVTQEIQFDAVTVTADLELDKLNDEELFAEGTSAFAANDFKQAARYFGRLADFHPHSQHRRQALYNAGLAHQRLKEWEEAWHRFSELSDPAKGQGDALDAAFRVAETQYHLERYDEAISLLTTLAERSDLPLNRRIEARVQQGICELEAGRADAAEATLRKAISAYESLGDKDEVDDYFPAQAHFFVGELYRMHYDNVQLDPAKGADKLAEDLNYKAELLLSAQGHYLRSIRVGNGYWATAAGSQIGALYEDLYARMVNSPAPAELNAEEAVVYRQELRKKIRVLLTKSINIYERTLETAERIGSQSTFVDRTRESLAKVKALLLADAEGEPVPTPPATEEDPHS, from the coding sequence ATGCGGACGTACATGTCGGTGAGCCGATGGTGGTGGCTGGCGGTGCTGGGACTCGGGGTCGCCGGGTGTCGGACGACAGGCGCCGTTGCGGGGCAGGACTCGGCGACTTCGCCCGTGACGCAGGAAATCCAGTTCGACGCGGTGACGGTGACGGCGGACCTGGAGCTGGACAAGCTCAACGACGAGGAGCTCTTCGCCGAGGGGACATCCGCCTTCGCCGCCAACGACTTCAAGCAGGCCGCGCGCTACTTCGGGCGGCTGGCGGACTTCCACCCGCACAGCCAGCACCGGCGCCAGGCGCTCTACAACGCGGGGCTTGCCCACCAGCGGCTCAAGGAGTGGGAGGAGGCCTGGCACCGCTTCTCCGAGCTGTCGGACCCGGCCAAGGGCCAGGGGGATGCCCTGGACGCGGCGTTCCGCGTGGCGGAGACGCAGTACCACCTGGAGCGCTACGACGAGGCCATCTCGCTGCTGACCACCCTGGCCGAGCGCTCGGACCTCCCCCTCAACCGCCGCATCGAGGCGCGGGTGCAGCAGGGCATCTGCGAGCTGGAAGCGGGCCGAGCCGATGCCGCGGAGGCCACGCTGCGCAAGGCCATCTCCGCGTACGAGTCCCTTGGGGACAAGGACGAGGTGGACGACTACTTCCCCGCGCAGGCCCACTTCTTCGTGGGGGAGCTGTACAGGATGCACTACGACAACGTGCAGCTGGACCCCGCCAAGGGCGCCGACAAGCTCGCCGAGGACCTCAACTACAAGGCGGAGCTGCTGCTGTCCGCGCAGGGGCACTACCTGCGCTCCATCCGCGTGGGCAACGGCTACTGGGCCACGGCGGCGGGCTCGCAGATTGGGGCGCTCTACGAGGACCTCTACGCGAGGATGGTGAACTCGCCCGCGCCCGCGGAGCTCAACGCCGAGGAGGCCGTCGTCTACCGGCAGGAGCTGCGCAAGAAGATTCGGGTGCTGCTCACCAAGTCCATCAACATCTACGAGCGGACCCTGGAGACGGCCGAGCGCATCGGCTCGCAGAGCACCTTCGTGGACCGCACGCGGGAGAGCCTCGCCAAGGTGAAGGCGCTGCTGCTGGCCGACGCGGAGGGCGAGCCCGTGCCCACTCCACCGGCCACGGAAGAGGACCCTCACTCCTGA
- a CDS encoding ArsA family ATPase translates to MAGLLDKRLWVVSGKGGVGKSTVSAALALRSARAGRRTLVCEVNTQERVSRFLGHPAAGPEVTLLEENLWAVDVRPQEAMREYGLMVLRFETLYKTVFENRLVRYFLRFVPSLQELVLLGKIMYHLQETLPDGRPRFDTIVLDAPATGHAISFLSVPQVLVQTVPPGPMSREAQKMRDLLVNPSVTAAVLVALPEEMPVNEALELHAALKDKVNIRTHAAVLNQAISERFTEADLEALADERELHDLAKAHHDREALTVLAGTKLERNLHVPVFNVPRLFLPAFGREAIEQVMGHLEALVMGER, encoded by the coding sequence ATGGCAGGGCTTCTGGACAAGCGGTTGTGGGTCGTCTCCGGTAAGGGCGGCGTGGGTAAGAGCACGGTCTCCGCGGCCCTCGCTCTGCGCTCGGCGCGTGCGGGACGCAGGACGCTGGTGTGCGAGGTGAATACCCAGGAGCGCGTCAGCCGCTTCCTCGGCCACCCCGCCGCCGGCCCGGAGGTCACCCTCCTGGAGGAGAACCTCTGGGCGGTGGACGTGCGCCCCCAGGAGGCCATGCGCGAGTACGGCCTCATGGTCCTGCGCTTCGAGACCCTCTACAAGACGGTCTTCGAGAACCGGCTGGTGCGCTACTTCCTGCGCTTCGTGCCGTCCCTCCAGGAGCTCGTCCTGCTGGGGAAGATCATGTACCACCTGCAGGAGACGCTCCCGGACGGGCGGCCTCGCTTCGACACCATCGTGTTGGACGCGCCGGCCACGGGACACGCCATCTCCTTCCTCAGCGTGCCGCAGGTGCTGGTGCAGACGGTGCCCCCGGGCCCCATGTCCCGCGAGGCGCAGAAGATGAGGGACCTGCTGGTGAACCCCTCCGTGACGGCGGCGGTGCTGGTGGCGCTGCCGGAGGAGATGCCGGTGAACGAGGCGCTGGAGCTGCACGCCGCGCTCAAGGACAAGGTGAACATCCGCACGCACGCGGCGGTGCTCAACCAGGCCATCTCCGAGCGCTTCACGGAAGCCGACCTGGAGGCGCTGGCGGACGAGCGCGAGCTGCACGACCTCGCGAAAGCACACCATGACCGCGAGGCGCTGACCGTCCTCGCGGGCACCAAGCTGGAGCGGAACCTTCACGTGCCCGTGTTCAACGTTCCCCGGTTGTTCCTCCCCGCCTTCGGGCGCGAGGCCATCGAGCAGGTCATGGGCCACCTCGAAGCACTGGTGATGGGGGAGCGGTGA
- a CDS encoding ParA family protein, protein MRRIAFINEKGGTCKTTLAVNTAAWLARERGLRVLLVDLDTQGHASKALGLDVRTLPRNVFHLLTDDAVLLADVVRPSAVPGLDVLPSYKEMADFPVVVASDARRSHRLADRLEAAKAAGYDAVVFDSPPSMGLTTRNILVAATEVVVPVALTYLALDGCAEVADTVRQVGEAEGRPDLSVTKVVPTLYRKTALATAILERLKAYFPGSLAATPLGYDVKVDEAQSHGKTIFEYAPRSRGAQMLAAIAEEIHGEPAPRKRKRASRAE, encoded by the coding sequence ATGCGGCGCATCGCCTTCATCAACGAGAAGGGCGGCACCTGCAAGACGACGCTGGCGGTCAACACCGCGGCGTGGCTGGCCAGGGAGCGCGGCCTGCGCGTGCTGCTGGTGGACCTGGACACCCAGGGACATGCCAGCAAGGCGCTGGGCCTGGATGTCCGCACGTTGCCTCGCAACGTCTTCCACCTGCTGACCGATGACGCCGTTCTCCTGGCGGACGTGGTGCGTCCGTCCGCCGTGCCGGGCCTGGACGTGCTGCCCTCGTACAAGGAGATGGCGGACTTCCCCGTGGTGGTGGCGTCGGATGCGCGCAGGTCTCACCGCCTGGCGGACCGGCTGGAGGCGGCGAAGGCGGCGGGCTACGACGCCGTGGTGTTCGACTCGCCGCCGTCCATGGGGCTCACCACGCGCAACATCCTGGTGGCCGCGACGGAGGTGGTGGTGCCCGTGGCGCTGACGTACCTGGCGCTGGATGGGTGCGCCGAGGTGGCGGACACGGTGCGGCAGGTGGGCGAGGCCGAAGGGCGTCCGGACCTGAGCGTCACCAAGGTGGTGCCCACGCTCTACCGGAAGACGGCGCTGGCCACGGCCATCCTGGAGCGGCTGAAGGCGTACTTCCCCGGCTCACTCGCCGCCACGCCCCTGGGCTACGACGTCAAGGTGGACGAGGCGCAGAGCCACGGGAAGACCATCTTCGAGTACGCACCCCGCAGCAGAGGGGCCCAGATGTTGGCCGCCATCGCCGAGGAGATTCACGGCGAGCCCGCTCCCCGGAAGCGGAAGCGGGCGTCGCGCGCGGAGTAG
- a CDS encoding polyhydroxyalkanoate synthesis regulator DNA-binding domain-containing protein — MSEAEQAGAPSKEPKIIKRYTNRKLYDTVESRYVTLDEIAAMIKEGTEVRIVDNRTKEDLTSVTLAQIIFEEEKKKNQMPLSVLREIIRHPGESISGFIQKEVTPRVASIREEAESRLDKLLRREDAPKPATPESPEEPTQQTADAGGLSPADLLKASQRAFEDWQRKIDERVKHVVENLTGNLPALGRDMQSLNQRLEELEKKLEQMEQQKKE; from the coding sequence ATGAGCGAGGCCGAGCAAGCAGGCGCTCCGAGCAAGGAGCCGAAGATCATCAAGCGGTACACGAACCGAAAGCTCTACGACACCGTCGAGAGCCGGTACGTCACCCTCGATGAAATCGCCGCGATGATCAAGGAGGGAACCGAAGTGCGGATTGTCGACAACCGCACGAAAGAGGACCTGACCTCCGTCACCCTCGCGCAAATCATCTTCGAAGAGGAGAAGAAGAAGAACCAGATGCCGCTGTCGGTGCTGCGGGAAATCATCCGCCACCCCGGCGAGTCCATCTCGGGCTTCATCCAGAAGGAAGTCACGCCGCGCGTCGCCTCCATCCGCGAGGAGGCCGAGTCCCGGCTCGACAAGCTCCTTCGCCGCGAGGACGCTCCCAAGCCGGCCACCCCCGAGTCCCCCGAGGAGCCGACCCAGCAGACCGCCGACGCCGGAGGCCTGTCCCCCGCCGACCTGCTCAAGGCCAGCCAGCGCGCGTTCGAGGACTGGCAGCGCAAGATTGACGAGCGCGTGAAGCACGTCGTCGAGAACCTCACCGGCAACCTCCCCGCCCTGGGCCGCGACATGCAGTCGCTCAACCAGCGGTTGGAGGAGCTGGAGAAGAAGCTCGAGCAGATGGAGCAGCAGAAGAAGGAGTAG